Proteins found in one Thalassophryne amazonica chromosome 1, fThaAma1.1, whole genome shotgun sequence genomic segment:
- the LOC117507563 gene encoding uncharacterized protein LOC117507563 isoform X2 produces MTITAVQGTASRIEDTVDVTLSAVVAEIQDTVSQIEDVVAIPMLTTEQDTQDTTSLIGDMPGITNTTTADKLEGSTHKIEDVSDISLTTTAMKMQPVTSETIEVTATAVEMQPCASQIEKGADASLVAAEIQANASQSGEMLTGTLTGNAIETQDSTSIIEEVSDISVVAATAETQASSSQIENVANTNLATVFEMQGNTSQTKEVAISAVKIKDCVSQTEEMMETTISLAAVEMQDATSQIAESADTDALRPVDVEDSGSRVEEVTDDSLTANVVAMQDAHSQIDEVTNVSLATSVVDIQDGTQFEEGANIFLASTAVEIQGSTSKIDEQAEVSEPDVGFATEVSTYQIGDVADITLAASATTDAELQDDTSEEYVILEPVSFTNNICINTVTQAQSGLPSLVPMQVDLDSNFVQQCPTADEVKSEDQENGLCVNISAGAPSQEGLEFSPHTPYHQPLSDVMETNMTEIEMASPYAHEPWKGTKEHCNVVTSENFEANMDLQELQILEDIEIGREIVVAEGENDDDCNIIILEPPKSIPADEQANEKTKEDITTTNLKENSIANKKQQEAEKPKKQQMNSQARTKARLAALAEQKAAAAKRSAHRQQLNLLALCQEIAEDIATDSMLMKRIEEEKQAAAAKNEASKKKSLPVNTQEADHVDVVTPDPTKECPVSVIPPEELPATAISAEPRPVTEPPKRRFFISQVAVPLKAHEKKKLTRYQRLRQVELQREKMSWARVKKLKSDQANQLFSEIDWQAPMSTFSLFSQQQVGKPATTTSPPGPSPSKTSLPNPDLVSKSEAPEVELPKAEPPKVEPVKDEPPETQPSKMEPSKTRPAKAEPRKTRQAETVKAADVQVPVAKMTRSAAKRTLPAVPPPMPNGLTTQKLKPDVEYKPYRPRPKYSPDDFELDDDPLPVALTKLSVPTPNQQSKPTAQSKATLLSKPAVSSPTPMQTRSKAQMSPAVRVSGHSNPTALRSAQTKPSTSTNPQSKSATTNKAQQKATRSAASPVPVLSAKGQLKHLPVTNSQSKALLPPGNLKPAASATPSATPQSQHCSPTPAQPIVSNTSETKPAVPASEVPSIPQEIPNLPSSEDDKCKGAPEQLSSASISSLPSAETVKASESTQPCGQKPAVADADSSPENITKAGEAPENMSEDGDQDGALKADHDENSDSCLQKQAMLKDADVDGSETPAEAEQKHFGTAACSVCGMLYSTTNPEDESQHLLFHNQFASAVKYVGWKKERILAEYPDGKIILVLPDDPKYALKKVEEIREMVDNDLGFQQVQTKCLSQTKTFLFISNDKKVAGCLIAEHIQEGYRVIEDPMPDGSEGEKLMFERQRAWCCSTNPEPAICGISRIWVVSMMRRQGIASRMLECLRNNFIYGSYLSKDEIAFSDPTPDGKLFATHYFGTSQFLVYNFVSGTHSSKSDAV; encoded by the exons ATGACAATTACTGCA GTACAAGGTACTGCATCTCGAATTGAGGACACGGtggatgtcacactgtcagctgtTGTGGCTGAGATACAAGATACTGTATCTCAAATTGAGGACGTTGTGGCTATTCCAATGTTAACGACTGAACAAGACACACAAGATACGACATCTCTAATTGGGGACATGCCAGGCATCACAAATACAACTACTGCAGATAAACTAGAAGGTAGCACTCATAAAATTGAAGATGTTTCAGACATCTCATTGACAACTACTGCAATGAAAATGCAACCTGTCACATCTGAAACTATAGAGGTAACAGCTACTGCGGTTGAAATGCAACCTTGTGCATCTCAAATTGAAAAGGGGGCAGATGCCTCACTGGTAGCTGCTGAGATACAAGCGAATGCGTCTCAAAGTGGGGAAATGTTGACTGGTACTTTGACAGGTAATGCAATTGAGACACAAGATAGTACATCTATAATTGAAGAGGTTTCAGACATCTCGGTGGTAGCTGCTACAGCTGAGACACAAGCAAGTTCATCTCAAATTGAGAATGTTGCAAACACCAACCTGGCAACTGTGTTTGAGATGCAAGGCAACACATCTCAAACAAAAGAGGTTGCAATTTCTGCAGTTAAAATAAAAGATTGTGTGTCTCAAACTGAAGAAATGATGGAGACCACAATATCACTTGCTGCTGTTGAAATGCAAGATGCCACATCTCAAATTGCAGAGTCTGCAGACACTGATGCACTTCGACCAGTTGATGTAGAAGATAGTGGATCTCGTGTTGAGGAGGTGACAGATGACTCTCTGACAGCTAATGTGGTTGCAATGCAAGATGCTCACTCTCAAATTGATGAGGTTACAAATGTTTCATTGGCAACTTCTGTAGTTGACATACAAGACGGTACACAATTTGAGGAAGGTGCCAACATTTTTCTGGCATCTACTGCCGTTGAGATACAAGGGAGCACATCTAAAATTGATGAGCAAGCAGAAGTCTCTGAGCCAGATGTTGGCTTTGCAACAGAAGTTAGTACATATCAAATTGGGGATGTTGCAGATATTACACTAGCAGCTTCTGCCACCACTGATGCTGAGCTACAAGATGACACATCTGAAGAGTATGTGATCTTGGAACCAGTCAGTTTCACAAATAACATTTGCATTAATACTGTGACTCAAGCACAATCTGGTTTACCATCTTTGGTTCCAATGCAGGTGGACCTTGACAGTAATTTTGTGCAGCAATGTCCAACTGCTGATGAGGTCAAAAGTGAGGACCAGGAAAATGGGCTCTGTGTCAACATATCAGCTGGGGCACCTTCACAGGAAGGTTTAGAGTTTTCTCCACATACTCCTTATCATCAACCATTATCTGATGTTATGGAGACTAATATGACAGAAATTGAAATGGCAAGCCCTTATGCACATGAACCATGGAAAGGCACAAAGGAACACTGTAATGTGGTAACATCTGAGAATTTTGAAGCTAACATGGACCTCCAAGAACTACAGATTCTAGAGGATATCGAGATTGGTCGTGAGATTGTTGTGGCAGAGGGAGAAAATGATGACGATTGTAACATTATAATCCTTGAACCACCCAAATCAATCCCTGCTGATGAACAAGCTAATGAGAAAACTAAAGAGGACATTACCACAACCAATCTGAAAGAGAACAGCATAGCTAATAAAAAACAGCAGGAAGCAGAAAAGCCCAAGAAACAACAAATGAATTCTCAGGCCCGTACCAAAGCGCGTCTTGCAGCTTTAGCCGAGCAGAAGGCCGCAGCTGCAAAGAGATCAGCACATAGACAGCAGCTGAACCTTCTTGCCCTTTGTCAAGAGATAGCTGAGGACATTGCAACAGACAGCATGCTGATGAAGAGGATAGAGGAGGAGAaacaagcagcagcagcaaagAATGAAGCTAGCAAGAAGAAAAGTCTGCCTGTTAACACACAGGAAGCAGACCATGTTGACGTTGTGACTCCCGATCCAACAAAAGAATGTCCTGTATCAGTGATCCCTCCTGAGGAGCTACCTGCTACAGCTATTTCTGCTGAACCCCGTCCTGTTACAGAGCCTCCAAAGAGACGTTTCTTTATCTCCCAGGTTGCAGTTCCGCTCAAGGCCCATGAGAAAAAGAAGCTTACGAGATACCAACGATTAAGACAGGTTGAActccagagagagaaaatgtcATGGGCACGTGTAAAGAAACTTAAATCGGACCAAGCAAATCAGTTGTTTTCAGAAATCGACTGGCAAGCACCCATGTCTACATTCTCTCTATTTAGTCAACAGCAGGTGGGGAAACCAGCAACGACAACTTCTCCACCTGGGCCTAGTCCGTCTAAAACATCTCTCCCAAATCCAGACTTGGTGAGCAAGTCTGAAGCACCTGAGGTAGAGCTTCCCAAAGCTGAGCCTCCTAAGGTAGAGCCTGTTAAAGACGAACCTCCGGAAACTCAGCCCTCTAAAATGGAACCGTCGAAAACTAGACCTGCTAAAGCTGAACCCCGCAAAACCCGTCAGGCTGAAACTGTAAAGGCAGCTGATGTTCAGGTGCCGGTCGCAAAAATGACCAGGTCAGCAGCAAAGAGGACCTTACCAGCAGTACCTCCACCCATGCCTAATGGACTCACTACCCAGAAGCTGAAGCCTGACGTGGAGTACAAGCCATACAGACCCAGGCCCAAGTATTCCCCTGATGACTTTGAACTTGATGATGACCCATTACCAGTAGCTTTGACTAAGCTCAGCGTGCCAACACCTAACCAACAGTCAAAACCCACAGCTCAGTCTAAAGCCACACTTCTGTCAAAACCTGCTGTTTCGTCACCAACTCCAATGCAGACAAGATCTAAAGCACAGATGTCTCCTGCTGTAAGAGTCTCAGGTCATTCAAATCCCACAGCTTTAAGATCAGCTCAGACAAAACCTTCCACCTCCACCAATCCACAGTCAAAGTCTGCCACTACAAATAAAGCCCAGCAAAAAGCTACGAGGAGTGCAGCGTCACCAGTGCCTGTTCTTTCAGCGAAAGGTCAATTAAAGCATCTTCCTGTGACAAATTCTCAGTCCAAAGCTCTTTTACCACCAGGCAATTTAAAGCCTGCAGCCTCTGCTACACCTTCTGCTACACCTCAGTCACAGCATTGTTCTCCCACACCAGCTCAGCCTATTGTTTCAAACACATCTGAGACAAAGCCTGCTGTTCCTGCGTCCGAGGTTCCATCGATTCCCCAGGAAATCCCAAATCTTCCATCATCTGAAGATGACAAATGCAAG GGTGCACCTGAGCAACTTTCTTCAGCTTCCATATCTTCACTTCCTTCTGCAGAGACCGTGAAAGCTTCTGAAAGCACACAGCCATGTGGCCAAAAGCCTGCAG TCGCTGATGCTGATTCTTCTCCAGAGAATATCACAAAAGCAGGCGAGGCACCTGAGAACATGTCAGAAGATGGTGATCAAGA TGGTGCACTAAAGGCAGATCATGACGAGAATTCTGATTCATGCCTGCAAAAACAAGCTATGCTAAAGGATGCTGATGTCGACGGCAGTGAAACTCCTGCA GAAGCAGAACAGAAGCACTTTGGTACAGCGGCCTGCAGTGTTTGTGGGATGCTGTATTCTACGACCAACCCTGAGGACGAATCTCAACATTTGCTCTTCCACAACCAGTTCGCCAGTGCCGTGAAATATGTG ggaTGGAAAAAAGAGAGGATTCTGGCAGAATATCCTGATGGCAAGATCATTCTCGTACTGCCTGATGATCCCAAATATGCTCTAAAGAAG GTGGAGGAGATCAGGGAGATGGTGGACAATGACCTCGGCTTCCAGCAGGTTCAGACGAAGTGTTTATCTCAAACCAAAACCTTCCTCTTCATCTCCAATGACAAGAAAGTGGCTGGATGTCTCATAGCAGAGCACATTCAAGAG GGATACCGGGTGATTGAGGACCCCATGCCGGATGGTTCAGAGGGAGAGAAACTGATGTTTGAACGGCAGAGAGCGTGGTGCTGCTCCACCAATCCTGAACCAGCCATTTGTGGCATCAGCCGCATCTGGGTTGTCAGTATGATGAGACGCCAGGGCATCGCCTCACGCATGCTCGAGTGCCTCAG GAATAACTTCATATACGGTTCCTATCTGAGCAAAGACGAGATTGCTTTCTCTGACCCCACGCCTGATGGAAAACTGTTTGCCACACATTATTTTGGAACGTCCCAGTTTTTGGTTTATAATTTTGTAAGTGGAACACATTCATCCAAATCTGATGCCGTATGA